The Klebsiella quasivariicola region AGGATCATGACGTACAGCAGCCACAGCGCACCGCTGTAATGGTTATCGGTATAATGCCAGGCGCGCAGCGCCAGCATGCCCCAGAAAAACGGAACGATGGTCAGGATGCCGAAGATCAGGCGCAGGACTTTAGAATGGCGCCAGAGGGCCGCCGACGCCGGGTAGGAAAGCACCAGCAATAGCGCGACGATCCACCAGGCGAAAGAGGCCCATAGCGAACCTTCGACCATCGGCTGATGAACGTCATAATGGTATTCAGGCAGCAGAAAAAGCATCGCCGCCAGCAGAAGGCCGCAGAGCACCGCCAGCCAAACCCGCTGCGAAGTCGAGGTGAAACCGCTCAGTTGTCCCCACTCCCAGGCGGCAAGCATGCACACGACCAGGGTGACGATAGCAAACCCCATCGGCGGCAATAAAAACAATGCCGCAATGACGACGGGGATTAAGACGAAAGCAGATATCAGGCGATACTTCAGCAAAAGTGACCCCCATCAGGCATGACTGCCACCCGGCTCAGTGCCGCCGAAACGACGCTCTCGATTAACAAAGGCATGGAGTGCACCTTCAAAGTCCTGTTCAGCAAAATCGGGCCAAAGAACATCCGTAAAGTAAAGTTCGGCATAGGCAATTTGCCAAATCAGAAAATTACTTATTCGGTGCTCTCCCCCGGTCCTAATAACTAAATCAACGGGAGCCAGTTCATGCATGCAGACCTGCTGGCTCAGCATATCCTCTGTGATCTGCTCAGGCAGTAGCGTCCCGTCCTGTACCTGTTTCGCCAGCAAACGAACGCCCTGGGTAATATCCCAGCGACCGCCGTAATTTGCCGCAATGTTCAGCGTTAAGCCGGTATTGTTTGCGGTCAGCGCTTCCGCTTTGCGGATACGCTCCTGCAGGCGCGCATTGAAGCGCGTGGTGTCGCCAATAATCCGCAAACGCACATTGTGTCGATGCAGACTTTTGACTTCGCTATCCAGCGCCCAGACGAACAGTTCCATCAGCGCACTGACTTCCTGAGCCGGACGGTTCCAGTTTTCACTGCTGAACGCGTATAACGTTAACGCTTCAATCCCATTATTCGCCGCGAAGGAGACCGCACGACGCACGGATTTCGCACCGGCCTTATGCCCGAAAGCGCGAATTTTACCTTGCCGTTTCGCCCAACGGCCGTTGCCATCCATAATAATGGCGACATGACGGCAGCCATGGGTGGGCGATATTTCGCTGACAGTTTGATTAGCAGACAACATCACGCGTTTTAAGTCCATAATAAGGATTAACTAGCCACCAAACAGAGGCCACCGGGCCGCGCTGGATACGCATTTTTATCCGATGCCGGGGCTGCAGCCAATCGCAGAGAACAACCAAAAGCTTTACGCAAAAAAGCCGTGTTTTGCCACGGCCACCGTAATCTTTAACAACAAAATGCAACGATCGGGTGGCGCAGACTATATCACTGAAGCCTTGCGCCCACAAATATCACCGCGTTACGCCTGTGCGCTCCACCGCTTCAGCTGCTGGTGAGCAACCGCGCGGGCATCGGCGTCGATAATCAGAACGTCATCAATGCTTTGCGGCTCTTGCAGGTTTACCTTATCCAGTACCGCCAGGTTAACTGCCGCAATATCGGTAAAACGGATATCCCCCTGCAGAAACGCCGCAACCGACTCTTCATTGGCCGCATTTAGCGACGTGGTCGCCGCCTGGCCGACCTCAAACGCCTCCATCGCCAGCTTCAGGCAGGGGTAGCGCGTATAGTCTGGCGCGGAGAAGCTCAGATTGCTCAACTGGCAGAAGTCCAGCGGCTTAACGCCGGAATTCAGGCGCAGCGGCCAGCCCATGGTATGCGCGATAGGCGTGCGCATATCCGGCTCCCCAAGCTGCGCCAGCACGCTGCCGTCCTGATAGCGAACCATCGAGTGGATCACCGACTGCGGGTGGATCAGCACTTCCATCTGCTGCGCAGAGGCATTGAACAGCCAGCGCGCTTCAATGTACTCCAGGCCTTTATTCATCATCGTGGCTGAATCGACGGAGATCTTACGTCCCATCGACCAGTTTGGATGGCGGCAGGCCTGATCCGGGGTCATCGCCGCCAGTTCAGCCACGGCGGTCTCGCGGAAAGGCCCGCCGGAGCCGGTTAGCAGAATTGACGAGACGCCATGCTGTGCGAGATCAGCGTATCCCAGTTGCTGTTGAATTGTCTCCGGCATACTCTGAAAAATCGCGTTATGTTCGCTATCAACCGGCAACAGGCGAGCGCCATATTGCTGAACTGCATCCATAAACAGGCGGCCGCAGGTCACCAGCGATTCTTTATTCGCTAACAGCACTGTTTTCCCGGCACGGATCGCCGCCAGCGTCGGTACCAGCCCCGCCGCGCCGACGATGGCGGCCATGACCTGATCGACGTCATCCAGCGCCGCGACATCAGCCGCCGCCTGCTGGCCGCTCAGCACTTCGGTTCGACTGTTATGCGCCTGCAGACGGATGCGCAACCGCTCCGCGCTTTGCGCATCATCCATCACGGCATAACGGGGGGTAAATTCCAGGCATTGTTCAACCATGCGGTCAACGTTTTTCCCCGCGACCAGCGCGGCGATGGAAAAGCGACCAGGGTTATGGCGTACCACGTCCAGCGTGCTACAGCCAATGGAACCGGTCGAACCGAGAACGGTTAATTGCTTCATGAAACGTCCAGAAGAGTGGAAACAGAATAAAAAGCAAAACGCCGTCAGCGAGCCCCTACGCTACCACTCTCGGGGAATAAGACGACGGCATTAGGCCTTCAACTAGCGCTAAAGGCTACAAGGCCAGCCCTCTCAACGCAATCCCGAGAATTGAGCGTACAGTCTCCTGTACGGCGTTTCAGATTTTACTCAGACCAGCCAGTACCCGGCCCAAGCAACGGCAGAGCATCAGAACTGCATCAGTTCCGCTTCTTTATCTGCCAGCGCCGCGTCAACTTTCTTGATGGCGGCGTCAGTCATTTTCTGCACGTCGTCCTGAGAACGGCGATCGTCATCTTCGCTGATCTCTTTTTCTTTCAGCAGCGCTTTGACTTTGTCGTTAGCGTCGCGGCGAACGTTACGCACGGCAACACGCGCCTGCTCAGCTTCACCACGCACGATCTTGGTCAGATCTTTACGGCGC contains the following coding sequences:
- the cdsA gene encoding phosphatidate cytidylyltransferase — its product is MLKYRLISAFVLIPVVIAALFLLPPMGFAIVTLVVCMLAAWEWGQLSGFTSTSQRVWLAVLCGLLLAAMLFLLPEYHYDVHQPMVEGSLWASFAWWIVALLLVLSYPASAALWRHSKVLRLIFGILTIVPFFWGMLALRAWHYTDNHYSGALWLLYVMILVWGADSGAYMFGKMFGKHKLAPKVSPGKTWQGFFGGLLTAAVISWAYGVWAHLDVTPTVLLVCSVVAALASVLGDLTESMFKREAGIKDSGHLIPGHGGILDRIDSLTAAVPVFACLLLLVFRTI
- the ispU gene encoding (2E,6E)-farnesyl-diphosphate-specific ditrans,polycis-undecaprenyl-diphosphate synthase, encoding MLSANQTVSEISPTHGCRHVAIIMDGNGRWAKRQGKIRAFGHKAGAKSVRRAVSFAANNGIEALTLYAFSSENWNRPAQEVSALMELFVWALDSEVKSLHRHNVRLRIIGDTTRFNARLQERIRKAEALTANNTGLTLNIAANYGGRWDITQGVRLLAKQVQDGTLLPEQITEDMLSQQVCMHELAPVDLVIRTGGEHRISNFLIWQIAYAELYFTDVLWPDFAEQDFEGALHAFVNRERRFGGTEPGGSHA
- the ispC gene encoding 1-deoxy-D-xylulose-5-phosphate reductoisomerase — protein: MKQLTVLGSTGSIGCSTLDVVRHNPGRFSIAALVAGKNVDRMVEQCLEFTPRYAVMDDAQSAERLRIRLQAHNSRTEVLSGQQAAADVAALDDVDQVMAAIVGAAGLVPTLAAIRAGKTVLLANKESLVTCGRLFMDAVQQYGARLLPVDSEHNAIFQSMPETIQQQLGYADLAQHGVSSILLTGSGGPFRETAVAELAAMTPDQACRHPNWSMGRKISVDSATMMNKGLEYIEARWLFNASAQQMEVLIHPQSVIHSMVRYQDGSVLAQLGEPDMRTPIAHTMGWPLRLNSGVKPLDFCQLSNLSFSAPDYTRYPCLKLAMEAFEVGQAATTSLNAANEESVAAFLQGDIRFTDIAAVNLAVLDKVNLQEPQSIDDVLIIDADARAVAHQQLKRWSAQA